In Patescibacteria group bacterium, a single genomic region encodes these proteins:
- a CDS encoding LemA family protein has translation MTTILIILGIIALAVIMAYNSFIRMRNRVQEAFADIEVQLKRRYDLVPNLVETVKGYAKHEKDVFDKVSQARSMAMGAKGLAEKAEAENYFSETLKSLFAVSEAYPELKANQNFLELQRELVDTEDKIQSARRFYNGAVRDFNTAIQSFPGNILAGIFRFKQSEMFETKTEAEKEPIQVKF, from the coding sequence ATGACAACAATTTTGATTATTTTGGGGATTATTGCTCTGGCAGTAATTATGGCTTATAACAGCTTTATTCGGATGCGGAACCGGGTTCAGGAGGCGTTTGCGGATATTGAGGTTCAGTTAAAGCGCCGTTATGATTTAGTGCCGAACCTGGTTGAAACAGTTAAGGGTTATGCCAAGCATGAAAAAGATGTTTTTGACAAAGTCAGCCAAGCCCGGTCAATGGCCATGGGCGCTAAAGGACTGGCAGAAAAAGCTGAAGCGGAAAATTATTTTTCCGAAACCTTGAAGTCTTTATTTGCGGTTTCTGAAGCTTATCCAGAGTTAAAAGCCAATCAGAACTTTTTAGAGCTTCAAAGAGAGCTGGTTGATACCGAAGACAAGATTCAGTCAGCAAGAAGGTTTTATAACGGCGCGGTCAGAGATTTCAATACCGCCATTCAGAGCTTCCCCGGAAATATTTTAGCCGGCATTTTCAGATTTAAGCAGTCAGAAATGTTTGAAACCAAAACCGAAGCGGAAAAAGAACCTATCCAGGTCAAATTCTAA
- a CDS encoding winged helix-turn-helix domain-containing protein, giving the protein MAEEIKNFRQTERIVKGFANHRRIQMMELLAKQPELSVDEITRELNINYKTAAEHIRRLAIAGLVMKRSDGVSVRHKLTPRGQTILVFLRKLE; this is encoded by the coding sequence ATGGCAGAGGAGATAAAAAATTTTCGCCAAACAGAAAGAATTGTTAAAGGCTTTGCCAATCATCGGAGGATCCAGATGATGGAGCTTTTAGCCAAACAGCCAGAACTTTCTGTTGATGAAATCACTAGAGAGCTGAATATCAATTATAAAACTGCGGCTGAACATATCAGGAGATTAGCGATTGCCGGCCTAGTAATGAAAAGATCAGACGGAGTCAGCGTCCGGCACAAACTTACTCCCCGGGGCCAAACTATTCTAGTTTTCTTAAGAAAATTAGAATAG